The Psilocybe cubensis strain MGC-MH-2018 chromosome 7, whole genome shotgun sequence genome has a window encoding:
- a CDS encoding Fruiting body protein SC1 — protein MFARASTLVLALPLLAAATAVPRNSGDGPSNQCNTGTLNCCDQTLSATASSTNLLLGLLGIVLGPVTGLLGLSCSPIDVLGISGNSCSAQPVCCTGNTFNGIITTGCTPININL, from the exons ATGTTCGCTCGTGCCTCCACTCTTGTTCTCGCTCTCCCACTCCTTGCAGCAGCCACTGCTGTTCCCCGTAACAGTGGCGATGGCCCTTCCAACCAGTGCAACACCGGTACTCTCAACTGCTGCGACCAAACACTCTCG GCCACCGCTAGCTCTACCAACCTTCTCCTCGGCCTCTTGGGCATTGTTCTCGGCCCCGTCACTGGCCTTCTTGGAT TGAGCTGCTCCCCCATCGATGTTTTGGGAATCTCCGGCAACTCTTGCAGTGCTCAACCTGTGTGCTGCACCGGCAACACATTC AATGGCATCATCACTACTGGCTGCACCCCTATCAACATCAACCTGTAA
- a CDS encoding Fruiting body protein SC1: protein MFARASFIALALPVFVAATAVPRQDAPSNQCNTGTLQCCSSVQSATSSPVQSLLGLLGIALGSVTGEVGLTCNPITVLGVAGNSCSAQPACCTDTQFNGLVSLGCTPVNLNL from the exons ATGTTCGCTCGTGCCTCTTTCATTGCTCTTGCTCTACCCGTCTTCGTTGCTGCCACTGCGGTCCCTCGTCAGGATGCTCCTTCCAACCAGTGCAACACCGGCACTTTGCAATGCTGCAGCTCCGTCCAGAGT GCCACCTCTAGCCCAGTTCAATCCCTCCTCGGTCTTTTGGGCATCGCCCTTGGATCTGTCACGGGGGAGGTTGGAC TCACTTGCAACCCAATTACCGTCCTTGGTGTTGCCGGAAACTCCTGCAGCGCTCAACCCGCCTGCTGCACTGACACTCAATTC AACGGTCTCGTTAGCCTTGGATGCACTCCAGTCAACCTGAACTTGTAA
- a CDS encoding putative aminomethyltransferase, mitochondrial — MVPFAGYSMPLSYGDVGQVFTEPNNHSFRGTSVTQFLEWLTPSSLAQLKPYSSTLSVLLNPQGGIIDDTIVTKHSEKAFYVVTNAGRRKEDLAWFAQKLEEWNAGKSAEEAVEHEVLENWGLLALQGPEAASYLQSLTPFDLKQLTFGTSAFVPIEGFNLHVARGGYTGEDGFEISIPPSQTVEVATMLLKPPVQLIGLGARDSLRLEAGMCLYGNDLDETTTPVEAGLSWVIGKDRKVDGGFIGADIIQKQLKEGPTRRRVGLVVEGAPARRVVTSGIPSPTLGKNIAMGYIQSGWHKKGTEVEVEVRKQRRKAILTPMPFVKPNYWRG, encoded by the exons ATGGTACCCTTTGCTGGGTACTCAATGCCTCTATCGTACGGGGATGTCGGACAAG TTTTCACCGAGCCGAACAACCACAGCTTCCGCGGAACAAGTGTAACCCAGTTTTTGGAATGGCTCACGCCCTCGTCTCTTGCTCAACTGAAACCATATTCATCTACTTTGTCCGTACTTTTGAACCCTCAAGGTGGAATCATCGACGATACCATTGTTACCAAGCATTCGGAGAAAGCTTTCTACGTTGTGACCAATGCAGGTCGCCGAAAAGAGGATCTGGCCTGGTTTGCCCAGAAGCTGGAAGAATGGAACGCAGGAAAGTCTGCTGAGGAAGCTGTAGAGCACGAAGTACTTGAGAATTGGGGTCTGCTTGCCCTTCAAG GTCCCGAAGCGGCATCATATCTACAAAGCTTGACACCATTCGACCTCAAGCAACTAACCTTCGGGACCTCCGCTTTTGTTCCCATAGAAGGCTTCAATCTTCACGTTGCTCGGGGAGGATATACCGGTGAAGATGGCTTTGAG ATCTCTATACCGCCATCCCAGACCGTAGAAGTTGCCACAATGCTTTTAAAACCACCAGTTCAGCTGATTGGTCTTGGGGCACGAGATTCTCTGCGACTGGAGGCGGGCATGTGTCTTTACGGCAATGATCTAGACGAAACCACGACCCCAGTTGAAGCAGGGCTGTCTTGGGTGATTG GGAAAGACCGCAAGGTTGACGGTGGCTTTATCGGAGCGGATATTATCCAGAAGCAACTGAAAGAAGGGCCCACGAGGCGACGAGTAGGACTGGTCGTTGAAGGTGCCCCGGCGCGTC GAGTCGTAACTTCGGGAATCCCCTCTCCCACTCTCGGCAAAAACATAGCCATGGGATATATCCAGTCTGGATGGCACAAGAAGGGCACAGAAGTCGAAGTTGAGGTTCGCAAGCAGCGGCGCAAGGCTATATTGACTCCAATGCCGTTCGTCAAGCCTAATTATTGGCGGGGATGA
- a CDS encoding Coronin-like protein crn1 — translation MSRFVRASKYRHVFGQPAKKEHGIENVKVTNSAWDTNIISASAEYISVNWNASGGGAFAILPLPSPFQAVPGLPYKLPETIPLARSHTAAVLDTDWSPHHDSIVASGGEDGKVMIWKVEPSLFEGWGQEGWVAQDFDPVLRIDASPRKVGQVLFHPTAENVVASSSGEYTVKLWDLANPEDPRAVLTGHGDIVQSMSFNATGTLLATTSRDKKLRLFDPRVGGDPVRTNDGHTGIKGSRVAWMGEHDKIATTGFSKMSDRQVAIWETGGLGNVKTISLDQSAGVVMPFWTDNNILFLAGKGDGNIRYYEYESDSLFALSEHKSSEPQRGMCFLPRRSLNVAECEIARAYKVHGSSIEPIAFIVPRKADSFQSDIYPPAPSIEPSLSASEFFNGKVAPRKLVNLADGSTISGPKPSSVPTAAPVQSPIQPTRTFSAAAPSPAPLAVPPPSAVPAAEPSPVSAAPAQKSWAPSPSPAIESRTPSRSQTSDSKDSFLASENARLEGELREAREKIRNLELQVESIRANARKAAQALLDQ, via the exons ATGTCTCGCTTTGTTCGGGCCTCAAAATATCG CCACGTCTTCGGGCAACCAGCGAAGAAGGAACACGGAATAGAGAACGTTAAAGTCACCAATAGTGCCTGGGACACCAACATTATCTCCGCCTCTGCG GAATACATCAGCGTGAACTGGAACGCGTCAGGAGGAGGTGCCTTCGCCATCTTACCTTTGCCCTCACCTTTCCAAGCTGTCCCTGGACTACCCTACAAGCTACCCGAAACCATTCCCTTAGCGCGTAGCCACACTGCTGCGGTTCTTGATACCGACTGGTCTCCCCACCACGACTCCATCGTGGCATCAGGAggtgaagatggaaaggTCATGATCTGGAAGGTTGAGCCCTCGCTCTTCGAAGGCTGGGGTCAGGAAGGATGGGTTGCTCAAGACTTCGACCCCGTACTTCGTATCGATGCCTCTCCTCGTAAAGTCGGGCAGGTATTATTCCACCCTACTGCCGAAAATGTCGTAGCAAGTTCGTCAGGAGAATACACTGTCAAGCTGTGGGATCTTGCCAACCCCGAAGACCCTCGAGCAGTCCTCACTGGCCATGGAGATATTGTGCAGAGCATGTCGTTTAACGCCACTGGCACACTCCTCGCAACCACTTCCAGGGACAAGAAGTTGCGTCTGTTTGACCCTCGTGTGGGAGGAGACCCGGTCAGGACAAACGATGGACACACTGGTATCAAAGGTTCGCGTGTTGCATGGATGGGTGAGCACGACAAAATTGCAACGACCGGCTTCAGTAAGATGTCGGATCGTCAGGTCGCCATTTGGGAGACTGGAGGATTGGGCAATGTCAAGACAATCTCATTGGATCAGTCTGCTGGTGTCGTGATGCCATTCTGGACCGATAACAATATTCTCTTCCTTG CTGGAAAGGG AGACGGTAACATCCGTTACTATGAATATGAGTCCGACTCATTATTTGCTCTTTCTGAACATAAATCCTCCGAGCCTCAGCGCGGAATGTGCTTCCTCCCCAGGCGATCCCTGAACGTCGCGGAGTGCGAAATTGCTCGCGCTTATAAAGTTCACGGATCGTCAATTGAACCTATTGCCTTCATTGTTCCACGAAAG GCCGATTCTTTCCAATCAGACATCTACCCACCAGCACCCTCAATCGAGCCATCACTCTCTGCTTCCGAATTCTTCAACGGAAAAGTAGCGCCTCGCAAGCTTGTCAACCTCGCAGACGGATCGACCATCTCCGGACCTAAACCAAGCAGTGTTCCTACTGCCGCTCCCGTCCAGTCTCCCATCCAACCCACGCGCACTTTCAGCGCTGCGGCACCATCCCCGGCGCCTTTGGCCGTTCCACCCCCATCGGCGGTACCCGCTGCAGAACCTTCCCCAGTATCAGCCGCACCTGCACAGAAGAGCTGGGCACCATCTCCTTCCCCTGCTATCGAGTCCAGGACCCCTTCACGATCTCAAACAAGTGATTCCAAA GATAGCTTCCTCGCGTCCGAGAATGCGCGTCTAGAAGGCGAGCTGCGCGAGGCACGCGAAAAAATCAGGAACTTAGAGCTTCAAGTCGAGTCTATTCGTGCCAACGCCAGAAAGGCTGCTCAGGCTCTATTGGACCAATAA
- a CDS encoding Acyl-coenzyme A oxidase 2 produces the protein MTDVPSPQEGPVPTPDSTVINGKGRYAGGPASPLAIVNVVQGTKYRFRLVSISCDPNFVFSIDGHTMKIIEVEGENVVPIDVDSIQIFAGQRYSFVLNANQEIDNYWIRAQPSVGTLGFLGGLNSAILRYSGAAATYPAFVLIPPVSTSPLREIDLHPLTNPAAPGLPTIGGADVNINLALGFNPLTLQFLVNGVPFVSPNVPVLLQILSGTTSAASLLPSGSIYPLPPNKVIEITIPGGLLTSVVGAPHPFHLHGHTFSVIRSAGSLTYNYVDPVRRDVVSTGILGDDVTIRFVTDNPGPWFLHCHIDWHLNTGLAVVMVEDIDDIESANPVPTAWEDLCPIYDTLTDNDKGAIVP, from the exons ATGACAGATGTTCCTTCTCCTCAAGAGGGCCCAGTTCC GACTCCCGATTCTACGGTAATCAATGGAAAGGGCCGTTATGCTGGGGGCCCTGCTTCTCCACTTGCCATAGTCAACGTGGTCCAGGGTACCAA ATACCGGTTCCGACTTGTTTCCATTTCCTGTGATCCAAATTTCGTCTTTTCGATTGACGGACATACCATGAAAATCATCGAAGTCGAAGGAGAAAACGTTGTTCCTATTGATGTTGACTCCATACAAATATTTGCTGGTCAAAGATACTCGTTTGTC CTAAATGcgaaccaagaaattgacaACTACT GGATCCGCGCACAACCAAGTGTTGGGACATTAGGATTTTTAGGTGGATTGAACTCCGCAATTTTGCGATATAGCGGTGCGGCCGCCACATATCCTGCATTTGTCCTGATACCACCGGTCTCTACATCACCTCTGCGTGAAATCGATTTGCAT CCGTTGACAAATCCTGCTGCA CCTGGATTGCCCACCATAGGTGGAGCAGACGTCAACATAAACCTTGCCCTTGGATTT AACCCCTTGACACTGCAATTCCTAGTGAATGGTGTTCCCTTTGTTTCCCCTAATGTCCCTGTCCTTCTGCAGATTCTCAGTGGTACTACAAGTGCCG CCTCACTTCTTCCCTCTGGATCCATCTACCCACTTCCTCCAAATAAAGTTATTGAGATTACCATTCCCGGCGGCCTATTGACCAGTGTAGTGGGTGCTCCG CATCCCTTCCATCTTCACGGG CATACATTCAGCGTCATTAGGAGTGCTGGAAGTCTTACCTACAACTATGTGGACCCAGTTCGGCGTGATGTTGTCAGCACAGGTATTCTTGGAGACGATGTTACCATCCGCTTCGTGACCGACAATCCGGGACCTTGGTTCCTCCATTG CCACATTGACTGGCATCTTAATAC TGGCCTCGCAGTAGTCATGGTGGAGGACATTGACGATATTGAATCTGCAAATCCTGTTCCGA CGGCTTGGGAGGACTTGTGTCCGATTTATGATACCCTCACTGACAATGACAAAGGTGCCATTGTGCCGTAG
- a CDS encoding flavodoxin-like fold protein: MSSPKIAIVIYSMYGHIAQLAEAEKAGIEAAGGKATIYQVAETLPQEVLTKMYAPAKPDYPIATAETLTEYDGFIFGIPTRFGNMPAQLKTFWDTTGQLWAKGALAGKYAGVFVSTAGLGGGQESTILNFITTLAHHGILYVPLGYSTAFGQLTNVDEVHGGSPYGAGTLASGTGARQPSKLELEVATIQGKSFYETLSKVKL; the protein is encoded by the exons ATGTCTTCACCCAAGATTGCTATTGTCATTTATTCCATGTACGGCCACATCGCACAGT TGGCCGAGGCTGAGAAGGCTGGTATCGAGGCTGCTGGTGGCAAGGCCACGATCTACCA AGTCGCGGAGACTCTCCCTCAGGAGGTTCTCACCAAGATGTACGCTCCTGCTAAACCCGACTACCCTATCGCCACCGCCGAGACTCTCACCGAATACGATGGATTCATCTTCGGCATCCCCACCAGATTCGGTAATATGCCCGCTCAACTCAAG ACTTTCTGGGATACTACTGGACAGCTTTGGGCCAAAGGTGCTCTCGCTGGAAAATACGCTGGCGTATTCGTCTCGACCGCTGGTCTCGGAGGAGGACAGGAGTCCACCATCTTGAACTTCATCACCACCCTTGCTCACCACGGAATCCTTTACGTCCCTCTTGGCTACTCTACTGCCTTCGGTCAATTGACCAACGTCGATGAAGTTCATGGAG GATCCCCCTACGGAGCTGGAACCCTGGCATCCGGCACCGGTGCCCGTCAACCCTCGAAGCTCGAGCTCGAAGTTGCCACAATCCAAGGAAAATCCTTCTACGAGACCCTTTCCAAGGTCAAACTATAG
- a CDS encoding Protoplast secreted protein 2: MSPNSKPKVAIVIYSMYGHILKMAESVKEGIVSKGGEADIYQVQETLSDEILTKMSAPPKSNYPIATPETLTKYGAFIFGIPTRYGNMPAQLKTFWDATGKLWAQGSLSGKYAGVFVGTSGPGGGQEMTVLTFMSTLVHHGMIFVPLGYATGYAKMVSLDEVHGGSPWGAGTFAGPDGARFPTERELEIAKLQGQAFYEAVSRVKGL, translated from the exons atgtctcccaACTCTAAGCCTAAAGTTGCCATCGTAATTTATTCCATGTACGGGCATATATTAAAGA TGGCCGAGAGCGTCAAAGAAGGGATTGTATCAAAAGGTGGCGAGGCCGATATATATCA AGTCCAAGAAACGCTCTCGGACGAAATCTTGACCAAGATGTCTGCGCCTCCCAAGTCTAACTACCCTATTGCAACCCCAGAAACGTTGACGAAATACGGCGCCTTCATCTTCGGAATACCTACTCGGTATGGAAACATGCCCGCTCAGCTAAAG ACTTTTTGGGATGCAACCGGAAAGCTATGGGCACAAGGAAGCCTTTCCGGAAAATACGCAGGGGTGTTCGTTGGCACGTCAGGTCCTGGCGGAGGGCAAGAAATGACGGTGCTCACGTTCATGTCAACCTTGGTGCATCACGGCATGATTTTTGTGCCGCTTGGGTACGCAACTGGATATGCGAAGATGGTGTCCTTGGACGAAGTTCATGGAG GATCTCCTTGGGGAGCTGGAACATTCGCGGGACCGGACGGAGCCCGTTTCCCCACTGAGCGCGAGCTCGAGATTGCTAAACTCCAAGGGCAGGCGTTTTATGAAGCTGTTTCCCGAGTCAAAGGCCTTTAG
- a CDS encoding Deoxyribose-phosphate aldolase produces MAEWTEEEWTSFIQSKVAEVLGQNVSTDDSTPLASLSTPSDPRFPLTIDHTLLKQDATPSQIDSLCDEAIQYGFKRVTERLAAANSKTIACCVVGFPLGAGSADAKAYEAQQAIKDGALEVDTVIPVGLLLSDVTQYREIYNHLKTIITACAPVPVKVIIETGLIPSPELKIAACILSAEAGAAFVKTSTGFASGSGATKEDVRLMYRAVKYKGNVQVKASGGVRSFDACKEMFLAGAERIGTSSGVTLIKDAVVVGDGY; encoded by the exons ATGGCCGAGTGGACAGAGGAAGAATGGACCTCCTTTATCCAATCGAAAGTAGCTGAGGTTCTAGGACAAAATGTATCCACTGATGATTCGACGCCTTTGGCCTCTCTAAGCACGCCGAGCGACCCACGTTTCCCTCTGACGATCGACCACACGTTGCTCAAACAGGATGCAACCCCTTCGCAAATCGACAGTCTCTGCGATGAGGCAATCCAGTACGGCTTCAAA AGAGTGACAGAACGTCTCGCTGCGGCAAACTCGAAGACAATCGCGTGCTGTGTAGTCGGATTTCCTCTTGGTGCCGGATCAGCGGACGCCAAAGCCTA CGAAGCACAACAAGCCATCAAAGACGGTGCACTAGAAGTTGACACTGTCATCCCTGTTGGCCTGCTTCTTTCCGATGTGACCCAATATCGTGAAATTTATAACCATCTCAAGACCATTATCACGGCTTGCGCTCCTGTCCCTGTAAAGGTCATCATAGAGACTGGGTTGATTCCTTCGCCAGAACTCAAGATAGCAGCCTGTATTCTCTCTGCGGAAGCTGGTGCCGCTTTTGTAAAAACCTCAACTGGATTTGCTTCAGGAAGTGGGGCCACCAAAGAGGATGTGCGGCTCATGTATAGAGCCGTGAAGTACAAGGGAAATGTACAAGTCAAAGCATCTGGGGGTGTTCGCTCTTTCGACGCCTGTAAAGAGATGTTTTTAGCCGGGGCCGAGAGGATAGGGAC GTCGTCTGGTGTCACGTTAATCAAAGACGCTGTCGTTGTTGGGGATGGATATTAA